One genomic window of Candidatus Nitrospira inopinata includes the following:
- a CDS encoding cation:proton antiporter domain-containing protein: MTDHSVLDNLLIIFTVSIAVVFLFHQFRLPSIAGFLVAGVVIGPHGLNLISDIETVQILAEIGIVLLLFTIGIEFSLVQMASLRKLLLVAAPIQVGGVIALVWLGGILAGLPGSQAIFWGFLLSLSSTAIVLLALSASGESDSVHGRATIGILVFQDLAVVPMILLVPILASPSGDALTSIFWTLSKSLIVVALIVAAAWYVVPKILEHIVRSRSRELFLLTIIVMCLGIAWLTSLSGLSLALGAFIAGLVISESEYSHQATAEVLPFRDSFNSLFFVSIGILMDWRILLHYPGIVTGLLLVVLLVKFVSGAGAVLAASMPPRAAIMTGIALAQVGEFSFILAQVGQEHGLLSGTPYQIFLAVSVCSMVITPFLIQASPHLARHVEAVQRLHRWLPGHTTAHVLEMEGRHLRVRDHVIIVGYGLNGRNLARVLSETEIPYVVLDLDGDIVRREAKLGLPLYYGDATNPNILRHVKIEAARVLVVAIPDPFTARRTVQIARTLNPKIHIVVRTRYLRELEELHQIGADDVVPEEFETSIEIFALVLRTYNMPPDFVMQKAEQVRREGYALLRRSELPELAHHLRRGTLSDVDVETCRIEEDSPASGKTIDQLALWQRTGVSIVALTRNGVTESNPSVKTKLLAGDIVVLLGTREQIRRAMALLLFQGEAG, from the coding sequence ATGACCGACCATAGCGTGCTCGACAACCTGCTGATTATTTTTACCGTCTCCATCGCGGTGGTGTTTCTCTTCCACCAGTTTCGGCTGCCGTCCATCGCCGGGTTTCTGGTCGCCGGCGTCGTCATCGGCCCGCACGGCCTCAACCTGATTTCCGATATCGAGACCGTGCAAATCCTGGCCGAAATCGGGATCGTGCTTCTGTTGTTCACCATCGGCATCGAGTTCTCGTTGGTCCAAATGGCCTCCCTCCGGAAATTGCTCTTGGTCGCCGCGCCGATCCAAGTCGGTGGGGTGATCGCCTTGGTCTGGCTGGGGGGAATCCTTGCGGGATTGCCCGGTTCACAAGCGATCTTTTGGGGATTTCTGCTGTCGCTCAGCAGCACGGCCATCGTCCTGCTCGCTCTTTCGGCGAGCGGCGAGAGCGATTCCGTCCACGGCCGGGCGACGATCGGCATTCTTGTGTTTCAGGACCTGGCCGTCGTGCCCATGATTCTGCTGGTGCCGATTCTGGCCAGCCCAAGCGGCGACGCGCTCACCTCCATTTTCTGGACGTTGAGCAAGTCGCTGATCGTCGTGGCCCTCATCGTCGCGGCCGCCTGGTACGTGGTGCCGAAGATACTGGAGCACATCGTCCGCAGCCGCAGCCGCGAACTGTTTCTCTTGACGATCATCGTGATGTGCCTCGGGATCGCCTGGCTCACGTCGCTGAGCGGGCTGTCGCTGGCGCTGGGAGCGTTCATCGCGGGGCTGGTGATTTCCGAATCGGAGTACAGTCATCAGGCCACGGCGGAAGTGCTCCCGTTTCGGGACAGTTTCAACAGTCTGTTTTTCGTGTCCATCGGCATCCTGATGGACTGGCGCATCCTGCTCCATTATCCCGGCATCGTCACGGGTTTGTTGCTCGTGGTGCTGCTGGTGAAGTTCGTTTCCGGCGCCGGCGCGGTGCTGGCCGCCTCGATGCCGCCCAGGGCGGCGATCATGACGGGCATCGCGCTGGCCCAGGTCGGAGAGTTCAGCTTCATCCTGGCGCAAGTGGGCCAAGAACACGGCCTATTGTCCGGCACGCCTTATCAGATTTTTCTGGCGGTGTCCGTCTGCTCTATGGTCATTACGCCGTTTTTGATACAGGCCTCCCCCCATCTGGCCCGGCATGTCGAGGCCGTCCAGCGGCTCCACCGGTGGCTGCCCGGCCATACGACCGCCCACGTGCTCGAGATGGAAGGCCGGCATTTACGGGTTCGCGACCACGTCATCATCGTGGGATACGGATTAAACGGCAGAAATCTGGCCCGCGTGCTGAGCGAAACGGAGATCCCCTACGTTGTCCTGGATTTGGATGGAGACATCGTGCGTCGGGAAGCCAAACTTGGCCTGCCGCTCTATTATGGCGACGCGACGAATCCCAACATTCTCCGGCACGTCAAGATCGAGGCCGCACGGGTGCTCGTCGTCGCGATTCCCGATCCGTTCACGGCCCGCCGGACCGTCCAGATCGCCCGAACCCTCAATCCCAAAATTCACATCGTCGTTCGGACGCGCTACCTGCGCGAACTGGAGGAACTGCACCAGATCGGGGCGGACGACGTCGTGCCCGAAGAGTTTGAAACGTCGATTGAAATCTTCGCGCTGGTCCTGCGGACATACAACATGCCGCCGGACTTCGTGATGCAGAAGGCCGAACAGGTCCGCCGGGAAGGGTACGCCCTCCTGCGTCGGAGCGAGCTACCTGAACTGGCCCACCACCTCCGCAGAGGCACGCTGAGCGACGTGGACGTGGAAACCTGTCGGATCGAGGAGGATTCTCCGGCCTCCGGCAAAACCATCGATCAACTGGCCTTGTGGCAACGCACCGGCGTCTCCATCGTCGCCCTGACCAGAAACGGCGTCACGGAATCCAACCCGTCCGTCAAAACCAAGCTGCTCGCCGGCGACATCGTGGTGTTGCTGGGCACGCGTGAACAGATCCGCCGCGCGATGGCGCTCCTCTTGTTCCAAGGCGAAGCCGGTTGA
- a CDS encoding HEAT repeat domain-containing protein: MVILSCYLLAACAPPSSQPFEQGRAQIRVDRARQLVSIRASDVPVQSLLSDLSAQAGFSLSVPDGEQWGRITLVVVDVPIEEGIHRVLGRTPHTLRHIPDEEGRMVVAAVEVHRDVLAAAGSPGSMKENVAGARAPAGLGTADFETADSGWGADQRDDLGSAGNANRRAELALVMETLSVDTVKQLMSEAKDPSLRLSMLDALMERDDQSSVRPLFLDALQDADVTVREAALDHLRGSSGSIPLAVLADAAVSEKDPALRAEMLTLLSDQTPADGRTKDDLAAAMTSIQRLLTDPDPLLREQAQWSLEELTHADSHKASR; encoded by the coding sequence ATGGTCATACTGTCCTGTTATCTGCTCGCGGCCTGCGCTCCTCCAAGTTCACAACCGTTCGAGCAAGGAAGAGCGCAGATCCGGGTTGATAGGGCCCGGCAACTGGTCTCGATTCGCGCAAGCGACGTTCCGGTTCAGTCTCTTCTCTCGGACTTGAGCGCACAAGCGGGATTCTCGCTCAGCGTTCCCGACGGCGAGCAATGGGGGCGAATTACGCTCGTTGTCGTGGATGTTCCGATTGAAGAGGGCATTCACCGGGTGCTGGGTCGCACCCCCCACACGTTGCGGCACATCCCTGATGAAGAAGGGAGGATGGTCGTGGCGGCGGTGGAGGTTCATCGCGACGTTCTCGCCGCCGCGGGCTCCCCAGGATCGATGAAAGAGAACGTGGCGGGCGCGCGCGCGCCGGCGGGCTTGGGAACGGCGGATTTTGAAACGGCGGATTCCGGATGGGGCGCTGATCAAAGGGATGACCTGGGATCGGCCGGCAACGCAAATCGGAGGGCGGAGCTTGCGCTGGTCATGGAAACGCTCTCGGTTGATACGGTCAAACAGCTCATGAGTGAAGCGAAAGATCCCTCCTTGCGGTTGTCCATGTTGGACGCTCTGATGGAGCGGGATGATCAAAGTTCCGTGCGCCCGCTGTTTCTTGATGCTCTGCAGGACGCGGATGTGACGGTCAGAGAGGCGGCGCTCGATCACCTGCGAGGCTCCTCCGGTTCGATCCCCCTCGCCGTGCTTGCCGATGCGGCGGTGAGCGAAAAGGATCCGGCACTCCGCGCCGAGATGCTGACGCTGTTGTCAGATCAAACGCCGGCGGATGGTCGGACCAAGGACGATCTGGCGGCGGCCATGACGTCAATCCAACGTCTGCTCACTGATCCGGACCCCCTTCTCCGTGAACAGGCTCAATGGTCGTTGGAAGAGTTGACCCACGCCGACTCTCACAAGGCGTCGCGATAA
- a CDS encoding Rieske 2Fe-2S domain-containing protein, producing the protein MAVRLDLARAGRYSHDRSDAGPLHPLCSSSMSTHLVPEIVSAKSAPLLGFWYPAVPGDTLSRGVMKGLQMAGLPILLCRDREGKLAAMRDLCPHRGMPLSFGRFDGERVECPYHGWQFDMRGRCCRIPALPEGAPLQTEKVGIASYPVEEADGMIWIYLPDERGTAIPLPPVPRMPLPSEPKQSFHISLTYTCTPDDGVIGLIDPVHGPYVHSWWRSHERMQEKTKIYEPIPNGFRMTSHRPAKNSGPFHWLERIYGGPLTTTIDFVLPNQRVELMQCGRAWLANRLMATPVSEMECRIDFSAYWRGLHWIPFSNRFFRALAKQFLSQDERAMKHLAVGLRHKPPSMFVGDADMPARWYYKLKAAYLASIQTGQPMDHPLKERVTLRWRS; encoded by the coding sequence ATGGCGGTGCGGCTTGACCTGGCCCGAGCCGGTCGTTATAGTCACGACCGATCGGATGCCGGCCCTCTTCACCCCTTGTGTTCCTCGTCAATGAGCACGCACCTCGTACCTGAAATCGTATCCGCCAAGAGCGCTCCGCTGCTGGGATTTTGGTACCCGGCCGTGCCCGGCGACACCCTGTCCCGCGGGGTGATGAAAGGGCTTCAGATGGCCGGCCTTCCGATCCTGCTCTGCCGAGATCGGGAAGGGAAGCTGGCCGCCATGCGGGATCTTTGTCCCCATCGGGGCATGCCCCTTTCCTTCGGGCGATTCGACGGCGAGCGGGTGGAATGCCCGTACCACGGTTGGCAGTTCGATATGAGAGGCCGCTGTTGTCGCATTCCCGCCTTGCCGGAAGGCGCGCCGTTGCAGACCGAGAAGGTGGGCATCGCCTCCTATCCCGTGGAAGAGGCCGACGGGATGATCTGGATTTATCTCCCCGATGAACGGGGAACCGCGATCCCGTTGCCGCCTGTGCCTCGCATGCCGCTGCCCTCGGAGCCGAAACAATCGTTCCACATTTCGCTCACCTATACATGCACGCCGGACGACGGCGTGATCGGGCTCATTGATCCGGTGCACGGGCCGTACGTCCATTCGTGGTGGCGCAGTCACGAACGCATGCAGGAAAAGACGAAGATCTACGAGCCGATTCCGAACGGATTTCGGATGACCTCTCACCGGCCGGCCAAAAACAGCGGGCCGTTCCATTGGTTGGAACGGATCTACGGAGGGCCGTTGACCACGACCATCGATTTCGTGTTGCCGAATCAACGGGTCGAGCTGATGCAATGCGGACGAGCGTGGTTGGCCAATCGCTTGATGGCCACGCCCGTGTCCGAGATGGAATGTCGCATCGATTTCTCCGCCTATTGGCGCGGACTGCATTGGATTCCGTTCAGCAACCGGTTCTTTCGCGCCTTGGCGAAACAATTTCTCAGTCAGGATGAGCGCGCCATGAAGCACCTGGCCGTGGGGCTCCGTCATAAACCCCCGTCGATGTTCGTCGGCGACGCCGACATGCCGGCCAGGTGGTATTACAAACTCAAGGCGGCCTATCTTGCGTCGATTCAGACCGGACAACCGATGGATCATCCGCTCAAGGAGCGAGTGACGCTTCGATGGAGAAGCTGA